In Chitinophagales bacterium, a single genomic region encodes these proteins:
- a CDS encoding DUF1569 domain-containing protein, producing the protein MDLPNIFTQEVSQQMLDRINKLTPETSAQWGKMDVAQMLAHCNVTYEMIYTDKHPKPNFLMKAMLKAMVKNKVVTPAPYPQNGPTAPAFKIADKREFEKEKVRLIDHINQTQQLGENEFEGKESHSFGKLNKNEWNNMLYKHLDHHLKQFGV; encoded by the coding sequence ATGGATTTACCTAATATATTTACACAAGAAGTTAGTCAACAGATGCTTGACAGAATTAATAAACTTACACCCGAAACCAGTGCTCAATGGGGAAAAATGGACGTAGCTCAAATGCTGGCTCACTGCAATGTTACCTACGAGATGATTTATACCGATAAGCACCCAAAACCAAACTTTTTAATGAAAGCTATGCTTAAAGCCATGGTTAAAAATAAAGTGGTAACGCCAGCTCCTTATCCGCAAAATGGACCTACCGCTCCGGCTTTTAAAATAGCGGACAAAAGAGAATTTGAAAAAGAAAAAGTTCGTTTAATAGACCATATTAATCAAACTCAGCAGTTAGGAGAAAACGAATTTGAAGGAAAAGAATCTCACTCTTTTGGTAAACTAAACAAAAACGAGTGGAACAATATGTTGTACAAACATTTGGATCATCATTTAAAGCAGTTTGGGGTATAG
- the sufD gene encoding Fe-S cluster assembly protein SufD — protein sequence MNYTAAFEKLNKKEGSIENRAFNRVEKMGLPTRKSEVYKYSNLSHFKNLTPNTDASVPHKIPEYFKHDYIKDKHILVTVNGIFSESLSTIHEDESGLIITCMCDARKEYRDIVNQHFNETTKEYPDYFSELNTAFAHCGIFIYAKKNTHTAKPIVILNLGSQQKEDTLNNQRNLIVLEENAEVTIIEDYSNLDEKIDYNLNHFSEYFLGENASLKVGIYQEENNGFYFIGNKFFEMSRNSRLKTTAIDLGGNFIRNNFRVNLNGENAEAIINGVFINNKKEHTDDRILINHNAANCQSFQTFKGILNDESTGVFNGKVYVAEGAQKTNAFQSNKNILLSEDATMNTKPELEIYADDVKCSHGATCGQLDEDAIYYAETRGIPRDKAKKLIVFAFAQDVVQQIENEDFRNFVERRLVHNLDLTEYSTFESVQSGIKE from the coding sequence ATGAATTACACAGCAGCATTTGAAAAATTAAATAAGAAAGAAGGAAGCATAGAAAATAGGGCTTTTAATAGGGTTGAAAAAATGGGCTTACCTACAAGAAAATCTGAGGTATATAAATACAGCAATTTAAGCCATTTTAAAAATCTTACGCCTAATACAGATGCCTCCGTTCCGCATAAAATACCGGAGTATTTTAAACACGATTACATTAAAGACAAACACATTTTGGTAACGGTTAATGGTATTTTTTCCGAGTCATTATCTACCATACACGAAGATGAAAGTGGCTTAATAATAACCTGCATGTGCGATGCCCGAAAAGAATACCGAGATATTGTAAATCAACATTTTAATGAAACCACAAAAGAATATCCCGATTATTTTTCCGAGTTAAATACAGCTTTTGCTCACTGTGGAATATTTATTTATGCCAAGAAAAATACGCATACGGCAAAGCCTATTGTTATACTCAATTTAGGCTCGCAGCAAAAAGAAGATACGCTTAATAACCAGCGAAATTTAATAGTACTTGAAGAAAATGCAGAGGTAACTATAATAGAAGATTACAGCAATTTAGACGAAAAAATAGACTATAATCTAAATCATTTTTCGGAGTATTTTTTAGGAGAAAATGCTAGTTTGAAAGTAGGAATTTACCAAGAGGAAAACAATGGTTTTTATTTTATAGGCAATAAGTTTTTTGAAATGAGCAGAAACAGCCGATTAAAAACTACGGCTATTGATTTGGGTGGCAATTTTATACGAAACAATTTTAGAGTAAATCTAAATGGCGAAAATGCCGAAGCTATCATCAATGGTGTTTTTATAAATAATAAAAAAGAGCATACCGATGACAGAATACTCATAAACCATAATGCGGCAAACTGCCAAAGTTTTCAAACATTTAAAGGTATTTTAAATGATGAGTCAACAGGCGTTTTTAATGGCAAAGTGTATGTAGCAGAAGGTGCTCAAAAAACAAATGCTTTTCAAAGCAATAAAAATATTTTGCTAAGCGAAGATGCTACCATGAACACCAAACCCGAGCTTGAAATATATGCCGATGATGTAAAATGTAGCCACGGAGCTACCTGCGGTCAGCTGGACGAAGATGCCATTTACTATGCCGAAACCAGAGGAATACCAAGAGATAAAGCCAAAAAATTAATTGTATTTGCTTTTGCTCAAGATGTAGTACAACAAATTGAAAATGAAGATTTTAGAAACTTTGTAGAAAGACGTTTAGTGCACAATTTAGACTTAACAGAGTACAGCACTTTTGAAAGTGTACAAAGTGGCATAAAAGAGTAA
- a CDS encoding tetratricopeptide repeat protein, which translates to MKSLFVAFLVLPFVVFAQQDDEKKAFELYGEGIKYFYSNDFENALVKFDEAIALKQDFQYAYYNRGLSQYKLKNYTEAATDLSAVLKLDSNNIDAYKNRGLAYMKINEYDNALSDFQHLIAFNPSVLEPYKYLGLCYYYKRKYKLANEAFSIYLESYFDDTEVWFQKGLSNYYYADFDVAIKDFTEVLNLNANYITALEWRGKAYQKANLIKKACEDWNTAVSKNLESSKALLQQYCEQ; encoded by the coding sequence ATGAAAAGTCTTTTTGTTGCTTTTTTAGTGTTGCCATTTGTAGTTTTTGCTCAACAAGATGATGAAAAAAAAGCTTTTGAACTTTATGGCGAAGGTATTAAATACTTTTATAGCAATGATTTTGAAAACGCTCTTGTAAAATTTGATGAAGCTATTGCCTTAAAACAAGATTTTCAATACGCATACTACAACAGAGGATTAAGCCAATACAAACTTAAAAATTATACCGAAGCTGCAACTGATTTAAGTGCAGTACTAAAATTAGACAGCAACAATATAGATGCCTACAAAAATAGAGGTTTAGCCTATATGAAAATAAATGAGTATGACAATGCTTTATCTGATTTTCAGCACCTTATAGCTTTTAACCCCAGCGTACTTGAACCCTATAAATATTTAGGTTTATGCTACTATTATAAAAGGAAATACAAATTGGCAAACGAAGCATTTAGCATTTATTTAGAGTCTTATTTTGACGATACAGAGGTATGGTTTCAAAAAGGTTTAAGCAATTATTATTATGCAGATTTTGATGTAGCTATAAAAGATTTTACCGAAGTTTTAAACTTAAATGCCAATTATATTACTGCATTAGAATGGAGAGGAAAAGCGTACCAAAAAGCTAACTTGATTAAAAAAGCTTGTGAAGATTGGAATACTGCTGTAAGTAAAAATTTAGAATCATCAAAAGCTCTATTACAACAATACTGTGAGCAATAA
- a CDS encoding ABC transporter ATP-binding protein: MQQKNEYDTSLDFKLLMKVIKLAAPLKGLLFVTILYAIIIAVLVPLRPELFQRLIDNGILGEGNNIQLIIIAIIVSLIAETFFQYLFIYSSNLLGQSVVKDLRTKVFKHVINLKLSYFDKTPIGTTTTRTVNDIETINDIFTQGFIRLIADILTLVFIASWMLVKNWKLALISMIALPIMVFATYVFKESVKSAFQKVRTQVALLNAFLQEHITGMRLVQIFSAEEQELSKFKEINEKHKKANIEAIWAYSIFFPVVEILLAIATGLMVWLGANLLIQNKLFTNSGEIASVGLIVQFILLINALFRPIRFMAERFNTMQMGLVAANRVFKLLDRNEFIEDNGAIDNKDIEGKIEFKDVKFAYIGDDYVLKNVSFTIPAGKTLAIVGQTGSGKSSIINLLTRLYDWQSGDILLDDISVKDYKIEFYRKQMSTVLQDVFLFSGSVLDNIRLLNENITEEQVIKASKLIGAHEFIEKLPNGYHYQVMERGATLSLGQRQLISFVRALVFNPKILILDEATSSVDTETEYIVQSAIDKLIKDRTSIVIAHRLATIKNADYVLMLENGKILDFGEKEVLLNTHDSEFKAFLENH, translated from the coding sequence ATGCAACAGAAAAACGAATACGATACCAGCCTTGATTTTAAATTGCTTATGAAAGTAATAAAACTGGCAGCACCTTTAAAAGGTTTGCTGTTTGTTACTATTTTGTATGCTATTATTATTGCGGTGTTAGTGCCACTTCGCCCCGAACTTTTTCAAAGACTTATAGATAACGGCATTTTGGGCGAAGGAAATAATATACAATTAATTATTATTGCTATTATTGTTTCTTTGATAGCCGAAACATTCTTTCAATATCTTTTTATTTATAGTAGCAATTTGCTTGGACAATCTGTAGTAAAAGACCTTAGAACTAAGGTTTTTAAGCATGTTATAAATTTAAAACTCAGTTATTTTGATAAAACACCTATTGGAACTACCACTACCAGAACTGTAAATGACATAGAAACCATAAACGATATTTTTACCCAAGGTTTTATTAGGCTTATAGCCGATATTCTTACGCTTGTTTTTATTGCTTCTTGGATGCTGGTAAAAAACTGGAAATTGGCGTTAATCAGTATGATAGCTTTGCCTATAATGGTTTTTGCCACTTATGTTTTTAAAGAAAGTGTAAAATCGGCATTTCAAAAAGTGAGAACGCAAGTAGCTTTACTTAATGCTTTTTTGCAAGAGCATATTACGGGCATGAGATTGGTTCAAATATTTAGTGCAGAAGAGCAGGAGCTGAGCAAGTTTAAAGAAATAAATGAAAAACATAAAAAAGCAAATATAGAAGCTATATGGGCGTATTCTATTTTTTTTCCTGTAGTAGAAATTTTGCTGGCTATAGCTACAGGCTTAATGGTTTGGCTGGGAGCTAATTTGCTTATACAAAATAAACTTTTTACCAATTCGGGAGAAATAGCTTCAGTAGGGCTTATAGTACAATTCATTTTATTAATCAATGCCTTGTTCCGGCCTATTAGATTTATGGCAGAGCGTTTTAATACTATGCAAATGGGGCTGGTGGCGGCCAATAGAGTTTTTAAACTGTTAGATAGAAATGAGTTTATAGAAGATAATGGAGCAATAGACAATAAAGATATAGAAGGAAAAATAGAGTTTAAAGATGTGAAATTTGCCTACATAGGAGATGATTATGTGCTTAAAAATGTGTCTTTTACCATTCCTGCGGGAAAAACTTTAGCCATAGTAGGGCAAACAGGCTCTGGGAAAAGCTCTATAATAAATTTGCTAACACGCTTATACGACTGGCAAAGTGGCGATATTCTTTTGGATGATATTTCTGTGAAAGATTACAAAATAGAATTTTATAGAAAGCAAATGAGTACCGTGCTACAAGATGTTTTCTTGTTTTCGGGCTCTGTTTTAGATAATATTAGATTACTTAATGAAAATATAACGGAAGAGCAAGTAATAAAAGCATCTAAACTAATAGGAGCTCATGAGTTTATAGAAAAATTGCCAAATGGTTATCATTATCAAGTTATGGAACGTGGAGCAACATTAAGTTTAGGGCAGCGACAGCTTATTTCTTTTGTGCGAGCTTTGGTATTTAATCCTAAAATATTAATTTTAGATGAAGCCACATCTTCTGTAGATACGGAAACAGAATATATAGTACAATCAGCTATTGATAAACTTATAAAAGACAGAACTTCAATAGTGATAGCTCACAGGCTTGCCACCATTAAAAATGCCGATTATGTATTAATGCTTGAAAACGGTAAAATTCTTGATTTTGGCGAAAAAGAAGTACTCTTAAATACTCACGATAGCGAGTTTAAAGCATTTCTTGAAAATCATTAG
- the truA gene encoding tRNA pseudouridine(38-40) synthase TruA, with translation MENGEYPKRFFVEIAYDGTHYFGWQRQPDVLTVQQVIEETLSKLYAEEISIVGCGRTDTGVNAKQYFFHFDAPKERKELAFILQKMFPPKIGVLGVYEVAHNAHTRFDATERTYWYFLDENFDTFRRNQTWWYPLSTLDFDKIYEATKLFTQYKDYTALCRFNPELKNHDSYVTQAEWCYFKPEKRVIFKVKSNRYLRNQIRRMVGCLIDIGRGTLTVNDLEQALKHGTEMKYNRAAPPQGLFLWQIKYPYIK, from the coding sequence ATGGAGAATGGGGAATATCCAAAACGATTTTTTGTAGAAATAGCTTATGATGGTACGCATTATTTTGGTTGGCAGCGTCAGCCAGATGTGCTTACCGTACAGCAAGTGATAGAAGAAACTTTGAGTAAATTGTACGCAGAAGAAATAAGCATAGTGGGTTGTGGTAGAACCGATACAGGAGTAAATGCCAAGCAATATTTTTTCCATTTTGATGCTCCAAAGGAACGCAAAGAGTTAGCTTTTATATTGCAAAAAATGTTTCCACCTAAAATAGGCGTTTTGGGTGTTTATGAAGTGGCACATAATGCACACACCCGATTTGATGCTACAGAGCGTACGTATTGGTACTTTTTAGATGAAAATTTTGATACTTTTAGAAGAAATCAAACGTGGTGGTATCCGCTTTCTACCTTAGATTTTGATAAAATATATGAAGCTACCAAACTTTTTACCCAATATAAAGATTATACCGCTTTATGCAGGTTTAATCCCGAGCTAAAAAATCATGATTCTTATGTTACGCAAGCAGAATGGTGTTATTTTAAGCCCGAGAAACGAGTTATTTTTAAAGTTAAATCTAACCGATATTTAAGGAACCAAATACGCAGAATGGTAGGTTGTTTAATAGACATAGGCAGAGGTACTTTAACGGTAAATGATTTAGAACAGGCTTTAAAACACGGCACAGAAATGAAATACAATAGGGCAGCACCGCCACAAGGTTTATTTTTATGGCAAATAAAGTATCCATACATTAAATAA
- the lipA gene encoding lipoyl synthase — MENTAKQTRIQKPEWLKVKLPSGKNSSEVLKNVTKHELHTICQSGNCPNQAECWDFGTATLMILGNVCTRSCKFCNVETGKPEAVDVMEPWRVARSVQLMGLKHAVITSVDRDDLKDGGAKVWAATIRMIRKHCPGVTMETLIPDFQGKTENLQYIIDEAPEVVSHNIETVKRLTKEVRMQAKYERSIDVLAKLKEGGINRTKSGIMLGLGETFDEVVEAMNDLRNANVDVLTIGQYLQPTKKHLAVQEYVTPEKFKQLEEIGLQKGFKYVESGPLVRSSYHAEKHID, encoded by the coding sequence ATGGAAAATACAGCAAAACAAACACGCATACAAAAACCGGAATGGTTAAAAGTGAAGTTGCCTTCAGGCAAAAATTCTTCTGAAGTACTTAAAAATGTTACTAAGCATGAGTTGCACACTATTTGTCAAAGTGGCAACTGTCCCAATCAAGCCGAGTGTTGGGATTTTGGTACGGCTACGCTTATGATTTTAGGAAATGTATGTACCCGTTCGTGTAAGTTTTGCAATGTAGAAACAGGCAAACCAGAGGCTGTAGATGTAATGGAACCATGGCGTGTGGCAAGGTCGGTGCAACTTATGGGCTTAAAACATGCCGTTATAACCAGTGTAGATAGAGATGATTTAAAAGACGGAGGTGCTAAAGTGTGGGCTGCCACTATCCGTATGATACGCAAGCACTGCCCGGGCGTTACTATGGAAACTTTAATTCCCGATTTTCAAGGGAAAACAGAAAATTTACAATACATAATTGATGAAGCTCCAGAGGTGGTTTCGCATAATATAGAAACGGTAAAACGCTTAACTAAAGAAGTGCGTATGCAGGCAAAATACGAAAGAAGTATTGATGTTTTGGCAAAGCTAAAAGAAGGTGGCATAAACAGAACCAAAAGTGGCATTATGTTGGGCTTAGGCGAAACTTTTGACGAAGTAGTAGAAGCTATGAACGATTTGAGAAATGCCAATGTAGATGTATTGACCATAGGACAATATTTACAACCTACCAAAAAACATTTAGCTGTGCAAGAATACGTTACACCCGAAAAATTTAAACAATTAGAAGAAATAGGTTTGCAAAAAGGTTTTAAATATGTAGAAAGTGGACCTTTAGTGCGTAGCTCATACCATGCAGAAAAGCATATAGATTAA
- a CDS encoding 2-oxo acid dehydrogenase subunit E2: MKTKQLMAEVLRLPRMSDTMEEGVIAELHIKVGDSVSAGDIIAEVETDKATMEWESFQEGKVLYIGVENGDTVPINALVAIIGQEGEDIQALLSKEANKTTVAEEEDEGPAVETSKEDDTDNTIEFNIEDNESTANNERLKASPLAKKIAEEKGIDLHQIKGSGDEGRITKKDVEEYKPTAVAEIKTKPEEKVQQQIEIPQMVGNESFREEKISQVRKTIAKRLTESKYSAPHFYLTVEVNMNKTITAREEINKQIAPSKISFNDIVIKATASAIRKHLDVNVSWLGDTIRYNEHIHIGMAVATDFGLVVPVIKFADNKSLLHIAEEAKQFAGKARDRKLTPEEMKGNTFSISNLGGFGINEFTAIINPPDSCILAVGGIKKELGYNENKEIVENNIMKLTLSCDHRTVDGAVGAKFLNTLKANLENPLMMLV; the protein is encoded by the coding sequence GTGAAAACCAAACAACTTATGGCAGAAGTACTTAGACTACCCCGAATGAGCGACACCATGGAAGAGGGTGTTATAGCAGAATTACATATAAAAGTAGGAGATAGCGTTTCGGCTGGCGATATTATAGCTGAAGTAGAAACCGATAAAGCTACCATGGAATGGGAATCTTTTCAAGAAGGAAAAGTATTATATATTGGAGTAGAAAATGGCGATACCGTTCCTATTAATGCTTTGGTGGCTATAATAGGGCAAGAGGGCGAAGACATACAAGCTTTATTAAGCAAAGAAGCTAATAAAACAACGGTGGCAGAGGAAGAAGATGAAGGTCCGGCAGTAGAAACCAGCAAGGAAGATGATACGGACAATACTATAGAATTTAATATAGAAGATAATGAAAGTACGGCTAATAATGAACGCCTGAAAGCAAGCCCTTTGGCTAAAAAAATAGCAGAAGAAAAAGGAATAGACTTACATCAAATAAAAGGTAGCGGAGATGAAGGTAGAATAACCAAAAAAGATGTAGAAGAATACAAGCCTACTGCTGTTGCTGAAATTAAAACAAAACCGGAAGAAAAAGTACAACAGCAAATTGAAATTCCTCAAATGGTTGGCAATGAATCGTTTAGAGAAGAAAAAATAAGTCAGGTTAGAAAAACTATAGCTAAACGCTTGACAGAAAGTAAATATAGTGCTCCTCATTTTTATTTAACCGTAGAAGTGAATATGAATAAAACTATAACAGCCAGAGAAGAAATAAACAAACAAATAGCTCCAAGCAAAATTTCTTTTAACGATATAGTAATTAAAGCAACCGCCAGTGCTATACGCAAGCATTTAGATGTAAATGTTTCTTGGCTGGGCGATACTATACGCTACAATGAACATATACATATAGGTATGGCTGTGGCTACAGATTTTGGTTTGGTAGTTCCGGTTATAAAATTTGCCGATAATAAATCTTTGCTTCATATAGCAGAAGAAGCTAAGCAGTTTGCCGGCAAAGCAAGAGATAGAAAACTAACGCCCGAAGAAATGAAAGGCAATACTTTTAGTATTTCTAATTTGGGAGGATTTGGTATTAATGAATTTACCGCTATCATAAATCCACCGGATTCTTGTATTTTAGCTGTGGGAGGCATTAAAAAAGAATTAGGTTATAACGAGAACAAAGAGATTGTAGAAAACAATATAATGAAACTAACCTTGTCTTGCGACCACCGTACTGTAGATGGAGCAGTAGGAGCTAAGTTTTTAAATACCTTAAAAGCTAATTTAGAAAACCCGCTGATGATGTTGGTGTAA
- a CDS encoding MGMT family protein, with protein sequence MSNKKDKSSFFEDVYKIARLIPKGRVCTYGAIAEALGAKKSARMVGWAMNNAHVQFPTVPAHRVVNRKGLLTGKHHFETPNTMQQLLEKEGIVIKNNQIQNFEQILWTPLNEMEL encoded by the coding sequence GTGAGCAATAAAAAAGATAAATCTTCTTTTTTTGAAGATGTTTATAAAATAGCACGATTAATTCCCAAAGGTAGAGTATGCACTTATGGAGCTATAGCCGAAGCTTTAGGTGCTAAAAAATCGGCACGAATGGTGGGCTGGGCTATGAATAATGCCCATGTACAATTTCCTACAGTGCCGGCTCATAGAGTAGTTAATAGAAAAGGTTTGCTAACAGGAAAACATCATTTTGAAACACCCAATACCATGCAACAACTTCTTGAAAAAGAAGGAATAGTTATAAAAAATAACCAAATACAAAATTTTGAACAGATTCTTTGGACTCCTTTAAATGAAATGGAATTGTAA